The following is a genomic window from Maledivibacter sp..
TTAATGCTAATTAGGGTGGAATTAGGAGTATTAGAGGGTAATGACAGGGCTATGAATTTATACAAATCCCTTGGCTTTGAAGTAGAAGGAAAGAAGAAATATGCTACAGTTCGAGATGGCAAATATGTGGATGAGTATCTAATGGCAAGATATAATATACCAAAGCAATTCAAACAAAAATAGAATATGAGGAGTTGGTATTATGACAAAAGAAAATTTAGCAACAAAATATAATCCTAAGGAATTTGAAGATAAAATATACAATACGTGGATGGAGAATAATCTATTTAGACCTGAAATTGATTCGAAGAAGGAGCCATATACTATAGTATTGCCTCCACCAAATATTACAGGTCAGCTTCACATGGGTCATGCTTTGGACCATACATTACAGGATGTACTTATTAGATGGAAAAGAATGCAGGGCTATGCTACGCTATGGCTTCCAGGAACAGACCATGCAAGTATAGCTACTGAGGTAAAGGTTGTTGAAAAGATATATAAAGAAGAAGGCAAAACTAAGGAAGAAATAGGAAGAGATGAGTTTTTAAGAAGAGCTTGGGACTGGAAAGAGGAATATGGCAACAGAATAGTTGAGCAAATGAAGAAGCTTGGAAACTCATGCGACTGGTCCCGTGAGAGATTTACCATGGATGAGGGCTGTAATAAGGCAGTAACTGAGGTTTTCGTTAAATTATACGAAAAGGGTTATATTTACAGGGGTAATAGACTTATAAACTGGTGTCCTGACTGTAGAACTACACTGTCTGATGCTGAAGTTGAGCATGATGAGAAGCAAGGTTTTTTCTGGCATGTTAACTATCCTGTAAAGGACAGCGATGAATATATAGAAATTGCTACTACTAGACCAGAAACAATGCTTGGAGATACAGCTGTGGCTGTTCATCCTGAAGATGATAGATATAAGCATCTAATCGGAAAAACTCTTATATTACCTATAGTGAATAGAGAAATCCCTGTGATAGCCGATGAGTATGTTGAGATGGATTTTGGAACTGGAGCTGTTAAAATAACTCCTGCCCATGACCCCAATGATTTTGAGGTAGGTAATAGACATGATCTTCCACAAATCAATGTAATGAATGAAGATGCAACCATGAATGAAAATGCTGGAAAGTATGAAGGCATGGACAGATATGAGTGCAGAAAAGCCCTTGTAAAGGACTTAGAGGAGCAAGGCTATCTAGTTAAAATTAAGGAGCATGATCATAACGTTGGGGCATGTTATAGATGTAACACTGTAGTTGAGCCTATGCTTTCAGATCAATGGTTTGTTAAGATGGAGGAGTTAGCTAAGCCAGCTATTGAAGCTATTAGCAAATCGGATCTTAAATTTGTACCAGAAAGATTTAGCAAGACGTATCTTCACTGGTTAGAAAATATAAGGGACTGGTGTATATCAAGACAGCTATGGTGGGGACATAGAATACCTGCTTATTACTGTGACGATTGTGGCGAAATAATTGTTAGCAAGGATAAGCCTAATAATTGTACAAAATGTGATTCATCTAAGCTTAGACAAGATGAGGATGTATTGGATACTTGGTTTAGTTCAGCATTATGGCCGTTTTCAACATTGGGGTGGCCAGAAGAAACAGAGGATTTGAAGTATTTCTATCCAACAAACGTTTTGGTGACTGGATACGATATCATATTCTTCTGGGTTGTTAGAATGGTATTTTCAGCTTTAGAGCAAATGGAGAATGTTCCATTCGACAATGTATTTGTACATGGTTTAGTTAGAGACTCTCAAGGAAGAAAGATGAGTAAATCCTTAGGAAATGGTGTAGATCCATTGGAAGTAATAGATTCATATGGTGCCGATGCATTAAGGTTTATGCTTGCAACGGGTAATAGCCCAGGTAATGACATGAGATTTTATATGGAAAGGGTAGAAAGTTGTAGAAACTTTGCCAATAAGCTTTGGAATGCATCCAGATTTGTATTAATGAACCTGGACTCAGAAGAATTAAATAAGGAATATGAAAGAAAATTAACACTTTCTGATAAATGGATATTATCAAGGGTAAACACAGTTGCAGACGAGGTGACGAAAAACTTAGAAAAATTTGAACTTGGAATAGCAGCCAGCAAGCTTTATGATTTTATATGGAGTGAATATTGTGATTGGTATATAGAACTAGTTAAACCTAGACTGTATGGTGATGATTTTAATTCAAAGCGTACTGCACAGGATGTACTGCTTGAGGTATTAGAAAATCTATTAAAGCTACTTCATCCATTTATGCCCTTTATAACTGAGGAGATATGGGGCCATTTACCAAACAGCAAAGATTATGTGATAGTATCCGATTGGCCTAAGGCAGATCAAGGGAAAATAAAACCAGAAGAAGAAAAGAAAATGCAGCTGATAATGGATG
Proteins encoded in this region:
- a CDS encoding valine--tRNA ligase, which encodes MTKENLATKYNPKEFEDKIYNTWMENNLFRPEIDSKKEPYTIVLPPPNITGQLHMGHALDHTLQDVLIRWKRMQGYATLWLPGTDHASIATEVKVVEKIYKEEGKTKEEIGRDEFLRRAWDWKEEYGNRIVEQMKKLGNSCDWSRERFTMDEGCNKAVTEVFVKLYEKGYIYRGNRLINWCPDCRTTLSDAEVEHDEKQGFFWHVNYPVKDSDEYIEIATTRPETMLGDTAVAVHPEDDRYKHLIGKTLILPIVNREIPVIADEYVEMDFGTGAVKITPAHDPNDFEVGNRHDLPQINVMNEDATMNENAGKYEGMDRYECRKALVKDLEEQGYLVKIKEHDHNVGACYRCNTVVEPMLSDQWFVKMEELAKPAIEAISKSDLKFVPERFSKTYLHWLENIRDWCISRQLWWGHRIPAYYCDDCGEIIVSKDKPNNCTKCDSSKLRQDEDVLDTWFSSALWPFSTLGWPEETEDLKYFYPTNVLVTGYDIIFFWVVRMVFSALEQMENVPFDNVFVHGLVRDSQGRKMSKSLGNGVDPLEVIDSYGADALRFMLATGNSPGNDMRFYMERVESCRNFANKLWNASRFVLMNLDSEELNKEYERKLTLSDKWILSRVNTVADEVTKNLEKFELGIAASKLYDFIWSEYCDWYIELVKPRLYGDDFNSKRTAQDVLLEVLENLLKLLHPFMPFITEEIWGHLPNSKDYVIVSDWPKADQGKIKPEEEKKMQLIMDAIKNIRNIRAEMNVVPSRKAKVIVVANESIYKIIEENKSYLITLASASEVVIKMEKSDIPEDSVSTVIDGAEIFIPLDDLVDFEKELDRLEKEKTKLEKELERVNKKLSNQGFVSKAPEKLIQEEKQKKDKYQEMYDKVLERLEYTKNKLK